One window of Aerococcus tenax genomic DNA carries:
- a CDS encoding phage holin, whose product MPLSNQTYDRLKWLALVFMPALSVLVKGLGEAYGFVGTDLAVVTLNLLAVFLGSVLQLSSEDYHKGGGGYGYRPASD is encoded by the coding sequence ATGCCTTTAAGTAATCAGACGTATGACCGGCTCAAGTGGCTGGCCTTGGTCTTTATGCCGGCTTTGAGTGTTTTAGTCAAGGGACTGGGGGAAGCTTATGGATTTGTCGGGACCGATTTAGCGGTCGTGACCTTGAATTTACTGGCGGTCTTCTTGGGATCGGTCTTGCAGTTGTCTAGCGAGGATTATCACAAGGGAGGTGGGGGCTATGGTTACCGCCCAGCAAGTGATTAA
- a CDS encoding DUF2922 domain-containing protein: protein MPSQENFNLELLFKTEEGKTKKVTIKEPKEDVSSEVAQAALAAIVDADIFVNEDGLDPYAQATGARYVRRSVTDIYQVEA, encoded by the coding sequence ATGCCAAGCCAAGAAAATTTCAATTTAGAGCTCTTATTCAAGACTGAAGAGGGCAAGACTAAGAAAGTAACCATTAAAGAACCTAAAGAAGATGTTTCTAGTGAAGTGGCTCAAGCGGCCTTAGCGGCTATTGTGGACGCTGATATCTTCGTCAATGAAGACGGCCTTGACCCCTATGCCCAAGCCACTGGCGCCCGCTATGTCCGTCGCAGCGTGACCGATATCTATCAAGTCGAAGCCTAA
- a CDS encoding DUF1659 domain-containing protein: protein MQEFIDNKLVVKVTNFETDKEIKTTFNDLVEHPAIEAVYAVRDAVASLAKDPVTEVESVCRHVYV from the coding sequence ATGCAAGAATTTATCGATAACAAGTTAGTGGTCAAGGTGACCAACTTTGAGACCGACAAGGAAATTAAAACCACCTTCAATGATCTGGTGGAGCATCCCGCCATTGAAGCGGTATACGCGGTTCGTGACGCGGTGGCTAGTCTGGCTAAGGACCCGGTAACCGAAGTGGAAAGCGTCTGCCGCCATGTCTATGTTTAG
- a CDS encoding sigma-70 family RNA polymerase sigma factor → MTLDKLFADRLLREFEALIHKTLSDLNIRKCHGDYQDYAQELRLKLLDLAERFDGNPLGQDRYRFVAYAGRYLRWCLLDLLRQTSRLPQLTLSENQDLMTDSAETEAFDFGIADFLQAAQDTLSERDYQLTLALAERDFSIADLARTFGVARKTIYQWKNRLAQLLLPFKDLLED, encoded by the coding sequence ATGACTCTAGACAAATTATTTGCCGACCGCTTGTTGCGCGAATTTGAAGCCTTGATTCATAAGACCCTATCGGACTTAAATATTAGAAAGTGCCACGGCGACTACCAGGACTATGCCCAAGAGTTACGGCTCAAGCTCCTAGACCTGGCTGAGCGTTTCGATGGCAACCCCCTGGGCCAAGACCGCTACCGCTTTGTGGCCTATGCTGGCCGTTACTTGCGCTGGTGCTTACTGGACCTCCTGCGCCAGACTAGCCGCTTGCCCCAACTGACCTTGTCTGAGAACCAGGACTTGATGACTGACTCTGCGGAAACAGAAGCTTTTGATTTTGGGATTGCTGACTTCCTCCAGGCCGCCCAAGACACCCTGTCTGAGCGGGATTACCAATTAACTTTAGCTTTAGCAGAAAGAGATTTTTCTATTGCTGACCTTGCCCGGACATTTGGCGTGGCCAGAAAAACCATTTATCAATGGAAGAACCGTTTAGCCCAGCTTCTCCTACCCTTTAAGGATTTACTAGAAGACTAG
- a CDS encoding helix-turn-helix domain-containing protein: MPTLAQRLKAAREAAGLTIEAVSEKIGKSVSTVWRYEQGKSEVNQETLTKLANLYGVSELHLRGFSDMKSADVIEVPVYKKYKKGKLKAAKKKHFFELASMGLPNEEIFAVKINNPAIQSLISKKDYALVDPLADIKEGDILCLADKDSGQLELARYQVYQDLPLYLPLGDKNEVKDSEDFEVLGRVFAHLGRV; encoded by the coding sequence ATGCCTACCCTCGCCCAACGCCTCAAAGCCGCCCGTGAAGCGGCCGGACTGACTATTGAAGCAGTCAGTGAAAAAATCGGCAAGTCGGTCTCAACCGTCTGGCGCTACGAACAAGGGAAATCTGAAGTTAACCAAGAAACCTTGACCAAGCTAGCCAATCTCTACGGGGTCTCCGAACTCCACTTGCGGGGCTTTTCCGACATGAAGAGCGCCGATGTCATTGAGGTGCCAGTCTATAAGAAATACAAAAAAGGCAAGCTCAAAGCCGCTAAGAAGAAGCACTTCTTTGAATTGGCCTCCATGGGACTGCCTAATGAGGAAATCTTTGCGGTTAAGATCAATAATCCTGCTATCCAGTCCCTCATCAGCAAAAAGGACTACGCCCTGGTGGATCCCCTAGCCGATATCAAGGAAGGCGACATCCTGTGTCTGGCCGACAAGGATTCCGGTCAATTGGAGTTAGCCCGCTACCAAGTCTACCAAGACCTGCCCCTCTATCTGCCTCTAGGAGACAAAAATGAAGTCAAGGATAGCGAAGACTTTGAAGTCTTGGGGAGAGTCTTTGCGCATTTAGGTAGAGTATAA
- a CDS encoding LacI family DNA-binding transcriptional regulator, which translates to MATIKDVARQAGVSVTTVSRYLNHHPYISEEKQNAIRAAMKELNYVQNSAATQLRSKKSNFIGLVVSRLSNPFFTELVDTIEHEARQAGYYLIVMQSYDDKEVEAHMLTLLQQGLLAGLILCAVESDVASLEKYTQYGPILLCNHEARESNLPQVYTNQETGTYAALAYLADKGYRKIAYCTGGSLESQGHGDLRTRAFERAIVDFNFTVKREWIFPSTHTIKDGQDVGEKLFTLKEQPEVVFSNSDEVAIGILSICQEHHIDVPKDLAIMGFDNQVYSALVATPITTIEQPIVSLGQEALKKMLALIKGTDYQVNQDKLKLRLIERAST; encoded by the coding sequence ATGGCTACAATTAAAGATGTAGCGCGTCAGGCAGGGGTTTCGGTGACCACGGTCTCTCGTTACCTGAACCATCATCCCTACATCTCTGAAGAAAAGCAAAATGCAATTCGAGCGGCTATGAAGGAACTGAATTATGTTCAAAACTCTGCAGCCACCCAATTGCGGTCTAAAAAGTCAAATTTTATTGGTTTGGTCGTTTCTCGTTTAAGCAATCCTTTCTTTACCGAATTAGTGGACACTATCGAGCACGAAGCACGCCAGGCAGGCTATTACCTGATCGTTATGCAAAGCTATGACGATAAAGAAGTTGAAGCGCACATGTTGACCTTGCTCCAACAAGGGCTTTTGGCGGGACTAATTCTATGTGCCGTTGAGTCCGATGTGGCTAGCTTAGAGAAATATACACAATATGGTCCCATTCTCTTGTGTAACCACGAAGCTAGGGAGTCTAATCTTCCTCAGGTCTACACCAACCAGGAAACTGGAACTTATGCGGCCCTTGCTTACCTAGCAGATAAAGGGTATCGAAAGATTGCCTACTGTACCGGTGGCTCTTTGGAAAGTCAAGGCCACGGAGACTTAAGAACCCGAGCCTTTGAACGAGCAATTGTTGATTTTAATTTCACTGTCAAACGCGAGTGGATCTTCCCGTCAACCCATACGATTAAAGATGGCCAAGATGTGGGAGAAAAACTATTCACTCTGAAAGAGCAGCCAGAAGTTGTTTTTTCTAACAGTGACGAAGTTGCTATTGGAATTCTTTCAATCTGCCAAGAACACCATATTGATGTTCCTAAAGACTTGGCCATCATGGGATTCGACAACCAGGTTTATAGCGCCCTAGTAGCAACTCCCATAACCACTATTGAACAACCAATCGTCTCTCTAGGGCAGGAAGCTTTGAAAAAAATGCTCGCCTTAATCAAAGGCACAGATTACCAAGTCAATCAAGATAAATTGAAGCTGCGTCTCATTGAACGTGCTTCGACATAA
- a CDS encoding glycoside hydrolase family 13 protein: MLTQNLAKDWWKEEVVYQIYPQSFKDSNHDGIGDLNGIREKLPYLKNLGITCLWISPIFTSPLADNGYDIADYEGINPIFGSMEDLEALIQEAEALDIKIILDLVVNHSSDEHPWFQAALKDPKSPYRDYYIFKQGHDGKAPNNWRSLFGGSAWEAVDGEDNSYFLHTFHKKQPDLNWENPDLRQEIYSMINRWLDKGIAGFRIDSITFVKKDQDYQSLPADGADNLSNIKHKTRNRPGIADFLQELNQETFQRYNVMTVGEAPGVPYEEFDQYIGPKGYFNMIFDFSYADIDVENGSEWFRQSQWTYDDYIEAVKRSQYAMQKAGWAANFIENHDQPRALSKLIKDPNYQNEIGATALASSYFFLRGTPFIYQGQELGLRNVTWSDIDTYNDISSHDNYKRALLEGYSNEEAITFVQKRSRDNGRTPFPWDDSQYGGFSDHQPWLAMTEEYPTINAKDNPVHDFYQKLIDLRQNSDLSQVLIYGGITFLDKLPSQVMGYQRQVEEQAVIVLVNFNSEAVALDDSFESYEVILSNYSQSAKLDKNMELAPMQAIVMQKGGTHHDK; encoded by the coding sequence ATGTTAACTCAAAATTTAGCCAAAGACTGGTGGAAAGAAGAAGTCGTCTATCAAATCTATCCCCAGAGCTTTAAAGATTCTAACCACGACGGCATTGGCGACTTAAACGGTATTCGGGAAAAGTTGCCTTATCTAAAAAACTTAGGAATTACTTGTCTCTGGATTTCACCAATTTTCACTTCTCCCCTAGCTGATAACGGTTATGATATCGCAGATTACGAAGGGATTAATCCAATTTTTGGCTCTATGGAGGACTTGGAAGCGTTAATCCAAGAAGCTGAAGCATTGGATATTAAGATTATCCTTGACTTAGTAGTCAACCATTCTTCAGATGAACATCCCTGGTTTCAAGCAGCCTTGAAAGATCCCAAGAGTCCTTACCGTGATTATTATATTTTTAAGCAAGGCCATGACGGCAAAGCGCCTAATAATTGGCGGTCACTGTTTGGCGGGAGTGCCTGGGAAGCTGTTGACGGAGAAGACAACAGCTACTTTCTCCATACTTTCCATAAAAAGCAACCCGACCTCAACTGGGAGAACCCAGACTTGCGTCAAGAAATCTACTCGATGATTAATCGCTGGTTGGATAAGGGAATCGCCGGATTCCGTATTGATTCCATTACTTTTGTAAAAAAAGACCAAGACTACCAAAGTTTACCTGCAGACGGTGCTGATAACTTATCAAACATTAAGCATAAAACCCGTAATCGCCCCGGTATTGCAGACTTTTTACAAGAATTAAACCAGGAAACCTTCCAACGTTATAATGTGATGACTGTTGGTGAAGCCCCTGGAGTCCCCTATGAAGAATTCGACCAGTATATCGGCCCCAAGGGGTATTTCAATATGATTTTTGATTTTTCCTATGCTGATATCGACGTTGAAAATGGTAGCGAATGGTTCCGCCAAAGTCAGTGGACCTACGATGACTATATTGAAGCGGTAAAACGATCTCAATATGCCATGCAAAAGGCCGGCTGGGCAGCAAACTTTATTGAAAACCATGACCAACCTCGAGCACTCTCTAAACTCATTAAAGATCCCAATTATCAAAATGAAATAGGGGCTACCGCCCTAGCCAGTTCTTACTTCTTCTTAAGAGGAACGCCATTCATCTACCAGGGCCAAGAACTTGGCTTAAGAAACGTTACCTGGTCTGATATCGATACCTACAACGATATCTCTAGTCACGATAACTATAAACGTGCCCTACTAGAAGGCTATAGTAACGAGGAAGCTATAACTTTCGTGCAAAAAAGAAGTCGTGATAACGGAAGAACGCCGTTCCCTTGGGATGATAGCCAATATGGTGGCTTCTCAGACCACCAACCTTGGTTAGCTATGACTGAAGAATATCCCACAATAAATGCTAAAGATAATCCTGTCCATGATTTCTATCAAAAACTCATTGATTTAAGACAAAATTCCGATTTAAGTCAAGTATTAATTTATGGTGGTATTACCTTTCTTGATAAACTACCTAGTCAAGTTATGGGCTATCAACGACAAGTCGAAGAACAAGCAGTCATTGTTCTCGTTAACTTCAACTCCGAAGCTGTTGCTTTAGATGATTCTTTTGAATCCTATGAAGTCATCTTAAGTAATTACAGTCAATCCGCTAAATTAGATAAAAATATGGAACTAGCACCAATGCAAGCTATCGTCATGCAAAAAGGAGGAACTCATCATGACAAGTAA
- a CDS encoding PTS transporter subunit EIIC has translation MTSNYHKIGQAIIDQVDLDNIQSITHCATRLRLEVNNREAISDEAIEEIDQVKGVFFNSGQYQIILGTGTVNKVYDAIIADFPQLSDKESTVDDIKERQESGIKRFVRSLSDVFLPIIPAIVATGLFMGLKGVILNETILAFFGVDAGAIPIELTTLISVLTDTVFQFLPALITWSTFKKFGGTPILGFVAGLILVSPMLPNAYDIANIQSGVEPLMLFGSIPLMGYQGSVLVALVVGYIGARFEVFTRKHMPDALDLMFTPFVVLLLTTILGLIVLGPILHVIEGWLITLVESLIHLPLGIGGLIIGFIYPLSVMVGMHHLFITIETTLLAATGFNPLITVCAMYGFANAAVAFAVSLRSKKKSVKVVATSAGLTQLLGVSEPALFGVTLRYGMRPLAIMLAGSALGGAALSLLGVQANSYGLAVILSPMMYVYDSYQIITYIAVGVLTFILTFIVSYLFALPKSELQKTN, from the coding sequence ATGACAAGTAACTATCACAAAATTGGCCAAGCGATCATTGACCAAGTCGACCTAGATAACATCCAAAGTATTACCCACTGTGCTACCCGTCTGCGTTTAGAAGTGAATAACCGTGAGGCTATTAGCGACGAAGCCATCGAAGAAATCGACCAAGTCAAAGGCGTTTTCTTCAACTCTGGTCAATACCAAATCATTCTAGGTACAGGTACGGTTAATAAAGTATATGATGCAATTATTGCTGACTTTCCGCAGCTTAGCGATAAAGAAAGTACTGTTGATGATATCAAAGAACGACAAGAAAGCGGAATTAAGCGATTTGTTCGTAGTCTTTCTGACGTCTTTCTTCCCATCATTCCAGCTATTGTCGCAACCGGTCTCTTCATGGGACTCAAAGGAGTCATCCTTAACGAAACTATCCTAGCTTTCTTTGGTGTCGATGCTGGGGCAATTCCCATCGAACTTACTACTTTAATTTCAGTACTCACCGATACTGTTTTCCAATTTCTTCCAGCATTAATTACTTGGTCCACCTTTAAGAAATTTGGTGGGACCCCTATTCTTGGCTTTGTTGCTGGATTGATTCTCGTCTCGCCAATGTTACCTAATGCCTATGACATTGCTAATATTCAAAGTGGTGTTGAACCTCTGATGCTCTTTGGCAGTATCCCACTGATGGGCTATCAAGGAAGTGTGCTTGTTGCCCTGGTAGTTGGTTATATTGGTGCGCGCTTTGAAGTCTTTACCCGTAAACACATGCCCGATGCCCTCGATTTAATGTTCACTCCATTTGTTGTGCTTTTACTAACAACTATCCTTGGACTTATTGTTCTCGGTCCTATCCTTCATGTGATTGAAGGCTGGTTAATCACCTTAGTTGAATCTTTAATTCATCTGCCTCTAGGGATTGGTGGTTTGATCATTGGCTTTATCTATCCTTTATCGGTCATGGTTGGTATGCACCATCTCTTTATCACGATCGAAACCACTCTATTAGCAGCAACAGGTTTTAATCCGCTGATTACTGTCTGTGCGATGTATGGATTTGCTAATGCCGCAGTCGCTTTCGCTGTGAGTTTACGTAGCAAGAAGAAATCAGTCAAAGTTGTGGCAACCAGTGCCGGATTAACCCAACTTCTCGGCGTTAGTGAACCTGCTCTATTCGGTGTTACCCTACGTTACGGCATGCGTCCTCTGGCTATTATGCTAGCTGGTTCTGCTTTAGGTGGAGCAGCCTTATCTCTCTTAGGCGTTCAAGCCAATTCCTATGGACTAGCAGTTATCCTGTCTCCAATGATGTATGTTTATGATAGTTATCAAATTATCACTTATATCGCTGTCGGTGTCCTCACCTTTATCTTAACCTTTATTGTGTCTTATCTCTTTGCTTTACCTAAGAGTGAACTGCAAAAAACGAATTAG
- a CDS encoding TPM domain-containing protein produces the protein MEDEKKSSKRSGCLGNVSFFFVIFVLTAMYYFLNRTYRQPDFPAASQEYYVSDYSQRLNDFTTQHIMSEGYKLDQLTQAKLAVAVLPWTESFNRSKYSQTLADKWGMTDEPENEWALLLFKTDVSYPRETSADSPYMHLEIGGGLKDELTNETTEQVVKRYDDDIYYDHDNYDQAAFDSFNTLARQIYQAHQLEVPESLTQTYEEAAQDPANQSKINSNLMQADLKQAESQTLRNPQPLYLQLGRAFFFTVCTFLALAVVCVVCFFFATGFLLLANFISKIFHWDEK, from the coding sequence ATGGAAGATGAGAAGAAAAGTTCTAAACGTAGTGGTTGCTTGGGTAATGTGTCCTTTTTTTTCGTTATATTCGTACTTACCGCCATGTATTATTTTCTCAATCGGACTTACCGGCAACCGGATTTTCCTGCTGCCAGCCAAGAGTATTACGTGTCGGACTATAGCCAGCGTTTGAATGACTTCACTACCCAGCACATCATGAGTGAGGGCTACAAGTTGGACCAATTAACCCAGGCCAAGCTCGCAGTGGCTGTTTTACCATGGACTGAGAGCTTCAATCGTTCCAAGTATAGCCAGACCCTGGCGGATAAATGGGGGATGACTGATGAGCCTGAAAATGAATGGGCCCTCCTCCTCTTTAAAACCGACGTATCTTATCCCAGAGAAACCAGCGCGGACAGTCCTTACATGCACTTAGAAATCGGTGGGGGCTTAAAAGACGAGCTGACTAACGAAACGACCGAGCAAGTGGTCAAGCGCTATGATGATGATATTTATTATGATCACGATAACTATGACCAGGCCGCCTTTGATAGCTTTAATACCCTGGCTCGGCAAATCTACCAGGCCCACCAGCTGGAAGTTCCCGAGTCACTGACCCAGACTTACGAGGAGGCGGCCCAGGATCCCGCTAACCAAAGTAAGATCAACAGCAATCTCATGCAGGCAGACCTCAAACAAGCTGAGTCCCAAACCTTAAGAAATCCCCAGCCCCTCTACCTCCAGTTGGGCAGAGCTTTCTTTTTTACCGTCTGTACCTTCCTGGCTTTAGCGGTAGTTTGTGTCGTCTGCTTCTTTTTTGCAACAGGTTTTCTGTTACTGGCTAACTTCATCTCCAAAATCTTTCATTGGGATGAGAAATAG
- a CDS encoding DUF6978 family protein produces the protein MEHSTYLYLLNCVKILTTTKINFPGHGNQSKFHLYNQLSEKEKFSLIINQKGHLREDYLTYIMNSEEYKIMVRLDYSGAPHDNRNPDGSITTIETPHVHIFSDEYNNGAIAVPLENISSYTIVNELRDSLIAFLIYNNVDMDNLEIPLL, from the coding sequence ATGGAACATTCAACTTATTTATATTTACTAAATTGTGTTAAAATTTTAACCACCACAAAAATCAATTTCCCTGGCCATGGTAATCAATCAAAGTTTCATTTATATAATCAGTTATCTGAAAAAGAAAAATTCTCTTTAATTATTAATCAAAAGGGACATTTACGAGAAGATTATTTAACTTACATCATGAATTCTGAAGAATATAAAATAATGGTAAGACTAGATTATTCAGGTGCTCCTCATGATAATAGAAATCCAGACGGAAGTATCACAACTATAGAAACACCGCATGTTCATATTTTTTCGGATGAATATAATAATGGAGCTATAGCAGTTCCTCTTGAAAATATTTCTAGTTATACAATAGTTAACGAACTCAGAGATAGCCTTATTGCATTTTTGATTTATAATAATGTTGATATGGATAATTTAGAAATTCCTTTACTATAA
- a CDS encoding DUF1828 domain-containing protein: MDKKNTTLLINDYLEWYKSKIKIKQLKKADEIITPYTNHLNDRIPLFILWHNDSTLQLSDDGMTLDELDMMGLNYRTETRQGLLDNIIKKYALELKNNTIITKKISIKDFPQKKHDMIQAILSVYDLLNLNQSNTHSVFKEDVYDFFYEHEFGGNIEPSFIGSSSINYKIDYSLGATKWRPNVMFQFFSKPSFDNIVSQKFIYEDLKEEPQFIQHGLKFVIISEKDSISERNKKAAKEADVEIIPFSQQNEILALK; the protein is encoded by the coding sequence ATGGACAAAAAGAATACCACTCTACTTATCAATGATTACTTAGAATGGTACAAATCTAAAATTAAAATTAAACAGTTAAAAAAAGCTGACGAGATCATTACACCCTATACAAACCATTTAAATGACAGGATACCTCTTTTCATCCTTTGGCATAATGATAGCACTTTACAATTAAGCGATGATGGCATGACATTAGATGAATTAGATATGATGGGGTTAAATTATAGAACAGAAACGCGACAAGGGCTTCTGGATAACATTATTAAAAAATATGCTTTAGAATTAAAAAATAACACTATTATTACAAAGAAAATATCGATTAAGGATTTCCCTCAAAAGAAGCATGATATGATACAGGCCATTCTTAGTGTGTATGACCTTTTAAACCTCAACCAATCGAATACACATAGCGTGTTCAAGGAAGATGTCTATGATTTCTTTTATGAACATGAATTTGGCGGAAATATTGAACCGAGCTTTATTGGATCATCCAGTATTAACTACAAGATAGACTATAGTCTTGGTGCCACTAAATGGAGACCTAATGTTATGTTTCAATTCTTTAGTAAACCTAGCTTTGATAATATCGTGTCTCAAAAATTTATCTACGAGGATTTAAAAGAAGAACCCCAATTTATTCAACACGGCTTAAAATTTGTCATTATTTCTGAAAAAGATTCAATTTCTGAAAGAAATAAAAAAGCAGCTAAAGAAGCTGATGTAGAAATTATTCCATTTAGCCAACAAAATGAAATACTCGCCCTCAAATAA
- a CDS encoding IS1182 family transposase, with translation MYIQYNMNQTTLPLELSACIDPDHIVFSIYNFIESLDEKHFESFSTQDGRPAYHPKPLIMALLYAYSKGVFSGRKIEELMVENIPMQWLVAQQVISYRTINRFRSSENCRCLLENLFVEFTTQLKLEKLIHLENCFIDGTKIEANANKYSFVWKKATEKYAEQLKVTSREYYFNEIQPMVDAGIQYDENLDLEENMLQEISKVLKEEIDKLTEDIEETPVKGPDQRKQERRRLKKHYRKVSKDFLPRKQKYAKQFETFNGRNSYSKTDPDATFMRMKDDHMMNGQLKAGYNIQVATENQFVLHYDIFHNPTDTRTLQPFVESFPNFPKCIIADAGYGSEENLTYLDNHKINHLIKYNRFDKEQKKKHKKSAKNMDNWSYDKQSNTFTHPDGTVYFFSHLQKRKNKMSGYISEIQVYKPLDPKNAPQKALYYNKNYQELKNIETQKLLSEEGSKLFSKRKIDVEPVFGQIKAILGFTRFNLRGKTRVKTDVGLAFMANNLKKYNKIKAIK, from the coding sequence GTGTACATACAATATAACATGAATCAAACAACACTTCCACTAGAATTATCTGCATGTATCGATCCAGATCATATTGTATTTTCAATCTATAATTTTATTGAATCTCTGGATGAAAAACATTTTGAAAGCTTCAGTACCCAGGACGGACGTCCTGCCTATCATCCAAAACCTTTAATTATGGCGCTTTTATACGCTTATAGTAAAGGCGTATTTAGTGGAAGAAAAATAGAAGAATTAATGGTTGAAAATATACCCATGCAGTGGCTAGTCGCTCAACAAGTTATTAGCTATCGAACGATTAATCGCTTCCGTTCCTCAGAAAATTGTAGATGTTTATTAGAAAATTTATTCGTTGAGTTTACCACTCAGTTAAAGTTAGAGAAATTAATTCATTTAGAAAATTGCTTTATAGATGGAACTAAAATTGAAGCGAATGCCAATAAATATTCTTTTGTTTGGAAAAAGGCAACTGAAAAATATGCAGAGCAATTAAAAGTGACTTCACGTGAATATTACTTTAATGAAATTCAACCGATGGTTGATGCTGGCATCCAATATGATGAAAATTTAGATCTAGAAGAAAATATGCTTCAAGAGATATCTAAAGTTCTTAAGGAAGAAATCGATAAACTCACTGAAGATATTGAGGAAACTCCTGTAAAAGGGCCAGATCAACGTAAACAAGAACGTCGTCGTTTGAAAAAACATTACCGTAAAGTGAGTAAAGATTTTCTACCCCGCAAACAAAAGTATGCCAAACAGTTTGAAACATTTAACGGAAGAAACAGCTATTCAAAAACAGATCCTGATGCTACGTTCATGCGAATGAAAGATGATCATATGATGAATGGGCAATTGAAAGCGGGATACAATATCCAAGTAGCGACTGAAAACCAGTTTGTCCTTCATTATGATATTTTCCACAATCCGACGGACACGCGGACTTTACAACCCTTTGTTGAAAGTTTCCCTAATTTCCCGAAATGCATTATAGCTGATGCTGGTTATGGTAGCGAAGAAAACCTTACTTATTTAGATAACCATAAAATTAACCATTTGATTAAATATAATCGGTTTGATAAAGAGCAGAAAAAGAAACATAAAAAATCAGCTAAAAATATGGATAATTGGAGTTACGATAAGCAAAGTAATACGTTTACACATCCTGACGGCACGGTTTATTTCTTTAGTCATCTCCAAAAACGAAAAAATAAAATGAGTGGTTATATTTCTGAAATTCAGGTTTATAAGCCTTTGGACCCAAAAAATGCGCCGCAAAAGGCGCTTTACTATAATAAAAACTATCAGGAATTAAAGAATATAGAAACACAGAAGCTTTTATCTGAAGAAGGATCTAAGCTCTTTTCCAAACGGAAAATTGACGTTGAACCAGTTTTTGGCCAGATAAAGGCTATTTTAGGGTTCACTCGATTTAACCTCAGAGGGAAAACAAGGGTTAAAACTGATGTTGGATTGGCCTTCATGGCCAATAATTTGAAAAAATATAACAAAATAAAAGCAATAAAATAA